The proteins below come from a single Triticum aestivum cultivar Chinese Spring chromosome 5D, IWGSC CS RefSeq v2.1, whole genome shotgun sequence genomic window:
- the LOC123123273 gene encoding putative serine/threonine-protein kinase-like protein CCR3, translating into MALWAGLGQAATVAQLVGVDAGGLISLITQAALTARQNKKACEQLSRRVHMIADLLPHLQEPELMRRPEFQRPLAGLGDTLREAHDLVMVCQRKSRFYRFFMSGRLADKFRDIQSRLDSYLLLVPFISYIALTHNLNRICDSLPQNHAILPSPASTSQSHPIHVLEGVARFTLAEIAAASNSYAFFTKVGKGTSGTVYRGRLRDGRDVAIKRISKTAQDREMVLRTELAVVPHPRHSHFVRLLGWCAEEDERLLVTEYMSNGSLHDHLHGRKPPSSPVTASWKTRVEVLLGASRAIKHLHRSFVPSVIHCNIKSSNILLNASWTPRLSDLGFSVRHETGEGEHHYQYQLQVVGKGGYIDPEYCRTGRLTPATDVYSFGVVMLEVLTGRPPVITTRGEEEQGEVQTDLVHFALPLIEAGELDKVLDGRPEPRPTPMQIEALQWVANTAVVCLHRQSILRPRISEVVANLETALRLATG; encoded by the coding sequence ATGGCGTTGTGGGCGGGGCTGGGGCAGGCGGCGACGGTTGCGCAGCTGGTTGGGGTGGACGCCGGCGGGCTCATCTCCCTCATCACGCAGGCGGCGTTGACGGCTCGCCAGAACAAGAAGGCCTGCGAGCAGCTCTCACGCCGCGTCCACATGATCGCCGACCTGCTGCCGCACCTCCAGGAACCGGAGTTGATGCGCCGGCCCGAGTTCCAGCGGCCTCTGGCCGGGCTGGGCGACACGCTCCGGGAGGCGCACGACCTCGTCATGGTCTGCCAGCGGAAGAGCCGCTTCTACCGCTTCTTCATGTCCGGGAGGCTGGCTGACAAGTTCAGGGACATCCAAAGTAGGCTCGACTCCTACCTCCTCCTCGTCCCATTCATCAGCTACATAGCCTTAACCCACAACCTGAACCGAATCTGTGATTCGCTGCCTCAAAACCACGCTATCCTTCCGTCGCCAGCGTCCACCTCCCAGTCCCACCCAATCCATGTCTTGGAGGGTGTTGCCAGGTTCACGCTGGCAGAGATCGCGGCGGCGTCCAACAGCTACGCCTTCTTCACCAAGGTCGGCAAGGGCACCTCCGGGACGGTGTACAGAGGCAGGCTCCGCGACGGCAGGGACGTGGCCATCAAGCGCATCAGCAAGACAGCGCAGGACAGGGAGATGGTGCTGCGCACGGAGCTCGCCGTCGTCCCGCACCCGCGCCACAGCCACTTCGTGCGCCTCCTCGGCTGGTGCGCGGAGGAGGACGAGCGCCTGCTCGTCACCGAGTACATGAGCAACGGCTCGCTCCACGACCACCTGCACGGCCGCAAGCCGCCTTCCTCGCCGGTGACGGCGTCCTGGAAGACGCGCGTCGAGGTGCTCCTGGGCGCGTCGCGCGCCATCAAGCACCTCCACCGCAGCTTCGTGCCGTCGGTCATCCACTGCAACATCAAGTCGTCCAACATCCTGCTGAACGCTAGCTGGACGCCGCGCTTGTCGGACCTAGGCTTCTCGGTCCGGCACGAGACGGGCGAGGGGGAGCACCACTACCAGTACCAGCTGCAGGTCGTGGGCAAGGGCGGCTACATCGATCCGGAGTACTGCCGCACGGGGCGCCTGACGCCGGCGACCGACGTGTACAGTTTCGGCGTCGTGATGCTGGAGGTTTTGACGGGCAGGCCGCCGGTCATAACTACTCGGGGCGAGGAGGAGCAGGGCGAGGTCCAGACGGACCTGGTGCACTTCGCGCTCCCACTTATCGAGGCCGGCGAGCTGGACAAGGTGCTGGACGGGCGCCCGGAGCCGCGGCCGACGCCGATGCAGATCGAGGCGCTGCAGTGGGTGGCCAACACGGCGGTGGTGTGTCTGCACCGGCAGTCGATACTCCGGCCACGGATATCAGAGGTCGTGGCTAATCTCGAGACAGCGCTCAGGCTCGCCACCGGTTAG